In Leptolyngbya sp. NIES-2104, the genomic window GCACGCGATTTGCGTCAACAATACGAAGATTTCGCAATTTTCCCGTTATTTACCTGGAGAGTTCCGACCGTGGGCGCGATCGCACAAGAACTCTTCACTCCAAAAGAATTAAAATTCGGGATTCATGCAGGCGATGTTGAGACAAGTTTACTACTGTCGATTTTGCCGGATCACGTAAAGATGGAGCGGGCGAAAGCAGAATATCCACTCGGCGAACCGCAATCCGGCGTTTTGAGTATGGAAGGCGCGTTACCGTTTGCTTGGATGACTCGTGACTTGAGCAAGAGTGGAGTTTTAGGCGATCCCACAACTGCTACTAGGGAAAAAGGCGATCGCATTCTTACGGCACTCGTCACTGGATGGGTACAGGTTATCGAAGATGTTTATCAATTTTCGTTACCAACTGCGTGGAAGTGTAAATAAGTTGAAGAAATTGTCGCAATTTTTACTGCAATTTTCGGTGGATCAGTAGAATTAGAGCAAATCGCATCCTTTGGAGGTTTGTATGAATAGTGCGATCGTCGCTCCAGTGCTTCAAGTGCTGCAAACAGTACAAGAACTCGACGAAGCCGTCAGAAGCTACGTTACATCTGATTGGCAAGGCGAAGAACTGCTGCAACACTGGCAAGCGATTCGAGATGCTTCACTCACCCTGCTCAGTCCTGATTCTGATCCCCTCAAAGTTCCAGGAGAAGATAGCTACTAACCAGCCTACAGAAATGTGAAGATTCGCGGGTGAATCGTGCATTTGTCAAGGTTCACCCGAAATACTTTTGAGGTGTCCTTCATCGCTCCACTATGCACCTCGATATTGTTGTCCAAGTTTTAATCCAAATCCTTCTCGTGATTGGCTTATCACGCTTGATCGGGCTTGGATTTCGACGACTGAACCAACCGCTCGTCATTGGTGAAATCGTAGCGGGGATTATGTTGGGTCCGTCGCTATTCGGGATGATTGCGCCGAATGTTGCAGCGTGGATTTTTCCACCTGAAACGATTCCATTTCTCGGTGTTCTTTCTCAGATTGGACTAATCTTTTTCATGTTCCTCATCGGATTGGAACTCGACCCGAAATATCTCAAAAATGGGTTAAACGTTGCGATTCTCGTTTCACACGTCAGTATATTAGTTCCATTTTCACTTGGTGCATTAGCATCACTATTGTTATATCCGTTAGTTTCATGTGACGGCGTATCGTTTACAGCGTTTGCGTTATTTTTAGGCGCAGCGATGTCGATTACGGCGTTTCCAGTATTAGCAAGAATTATCACAGAAAATAATCTACAGAATACTCGATTGGGTGCATTGGCGCTGACTTGTGCGGCGGTCGATGATGTGACGGCTTGGTGTTTATTGGCGTTAGCGATCGCAGTCACACGCTACAACAATATGATTGCGGCAATTCCAACGATCATCGAAGCGATCGCTTATATCGCTCTGATGTTCACGGTCGGGCGATTGGTATTGAAACAGTTTGCGGTTTTGTACGATCGTAAAGGCAAACTTACGCAGACTGTTCTCGCCAGCATTTACATGGTGGTGGTGATTTCAGCACTGATCACAGAATTAATTGGCATTCATTTGATTTTTGGCGCGTTTCTCGTCGGCGTAACGATGCCGAAACATCCCGGTTTAACTCGCGAACTTGCCCAAAAAACTGAAGATTTTGTGTTGACTTTTTTGCTGCCCGTGTTTTTTGCTTATAGCGGTTTGCGAACTCAGGTCGGCTTGTTGAATCGTCCGGTGCTGTGGGGGCTTTGTGCGATCGTGGTTGCGGTGGCAATTATTGGAAAATATGTCGGAACTTACGTAGCCGCGAGAGTTTCAGGCGTAGAGAAACGAGAGGCTTCGGCACTCGGTTGGTTGATGAATACTCGCGGTTTAACGGAACTGATTGTTTTAAACATTGGTTTGAGCTTGAATGTCATCTCACCGTTACTGTTTACGATGTTGGTAATCATGGCGTTAGTGACAACTTTCATGACATCGCCATTGTTAGAAATGATTTATCCGAAACAACAAATTCGCCAAAATCAAATCAATCAACCTGATGTTTCTGATCAATACCATGTGTTAGTTCCGATCGCGAATCCAACCACACAACGAGGATTAATCGAACTTGCAATGTCGATCGCAATTGGCAATTCTTCTAATGCGATCGTAACTCCGCTCAGCTTAATCCAACTCGATCAAGATTACGTTTACGAAAGCCTTCCGAGTGAAGCAAATCGCCAAATCGCACTAACGAACGAGAAACTTCAAGCTCTAATTCAAACATTAGAGCCTGCGGATTATCGTCATTTAGTGCGTCCGATCGTGCAAGTTGATCGCGATGTTGCCCGCGCCACGACTCAAATTGCAATGCGCGATCGAGCGAATCTTATTCTCGTCGGCTGGCATCGTCCCGCGTTTCACAGTAATCGATTAGGCGGACGAGTCGGGGAACTTCTCACAATGGCTCCGGTTGATGTCGCTGTGTTTGTCGATCGACATTCGACAAAGTTAGAAAATCTCTTACTTCCCTATGTTCCAAATCTCCACACTGATTTAGGTTTAGAACTTGCATTGCGGCTTTTAATCAATCGAGATCAGACTCGTTTAAAGATTCTCAGAGTTCAACCTTTTAGTGAACTTAGCTCTGAATTTAACGCACTGTTGGATCGCCTTCCTAATCGCGTTCGTCGTCGAATTGATTTGCCGATCGTCGAAGCGAGTTCTCCGATTCAAGCCGTAATTGAATCCTCCGAATTTGCAGATTTAACGATCGCGGGAGCAAGTCGCGAATGGGGAATCGAGCGACAAACATTAGGACGATACACCGATGAACTGGCGGAAGCATGTCGATCGTCGCTTTTGATCACACGACGATACAGTCAGGTTGCATCTCATCTCACTTCAATTCTGGAGGTTGCCGATGAAAAGCCTGTTTAGTGCAAAATGGCTGACGTTTTATGGAAGTACGATCGCGTTTGTGATTGCGCTCTTTAGCGTTGTCACGAATTATGGAGAAGCGAATTTGAAAGCACAGCCGAAAATCTCAGGAAGATACAAAATATCGGCAGCAGAATTACCGGGATGTTTGAAAGGGAAAGACTTAGTTTTATCGATCGAACAATCCGGAGTGTATCTAAACGGATCACTTCTAGAAACGTCTCATTCAACACAAGAGCAAACGGCTTCGAGAAAAAAACCTTCGCTTATGGGAACGTTTAGACAACCGAATTTAGAACTATCGGGCACTCTAGCGCAGATTGAAGGATGTGCCAATTCTGCGATCGCACTTCAAAGCACGCTCAATCAATCGACGCTCATAGGTAAGCTTAATTTTGATAATACGGCGATTGATTTTGTAGCAAATTCTGAATCGATTAAGAAGTAATCTGAAAGGCTTTGTAGATGTGAGCGTAAATTGCGATCGCACAAACATAGTTGAACAAGCACAATAACGCTGCTTACTACAGTCGCATTTTTACGACTCCACTAAAGCAGGCTCTTCCACGACCTCTTCCGGTTCAGGTTGGGTCGATCGCTTCTGAATCAACTGCCCAATATCTTGATTGATTTGGAAATACTGATGAAACTTATCCGTTACTTGCACTAACGACGATCGACCATCTGAATTTTTCCGCTTCCGCACAAATCCCATCTCGACTAACTCTGGAATGTGCTGATACACGCCAGATCCCCGAATTTCAACTAGTTCTGTTTGGCTCAGCGGACCTTTTAGCGCCACAACCGCCAACGTTCTGAGCGCTCCGACTCCGATATCTGCGGGAATCAGCGCATTAATCAAATTCTGATACGTTTCTCGTAGTTGCAAACTATAGCCTGAATCGGTTTCAGCAATTTCTAAAGCACCGTCGCGATGGGCATACTCTGACATCAATTCCATCAAAGCTTCCTCGATCGTTTTGCGATCGCATCCCGCCAACTCGGACAATTGCGCGATCGTCAACGGCTGCGCTTTCAGGTACAGAATGGCTTCGAGAGTCGTCGTTAACCGAGACATAAGCAATCGATCAGAAAAAGAGTGACTAATAGAGTAGCAAACTTCAGCCGAGTCGCTTAACTTGTTACAGTGGAATTGCACGAATTCTGCTTAAACCTATGAGCGATACGCCTGAAACTCCCGTAACAGAAACCTCCCAAGAACCAAAACCTAGCTACGTAAAGTTAGCGATGCGGAACATGGTACGCAAGCGCGGAAAATCAATCTTTCACTTCGCCCTCACCACGATCGGGCTGTTGGGAACGCTCGTTGTCCTTTCGTACTTGACCCGGTAATGCAAATCGAAGTCAGTGTTCAGGACTGTTTTCATCAAGAATTGCCGATTCAGGCGGAAACTTGGGAAATTTGGTTTCGCAGATGGCTCGAATTGATCAAGCCAACCCAGAATGGGGAGCCGCTGCATCCTCACGAACAGTACGAATTGAGTCTACGATTGACTAACGATCGAGAAATTCAGTCGCTCAATCAGAATTATCGATATAAAGATCAGCCAACCGATGTACTAGCTTTCGCCTCTCTAGAGGTAGACTATCCGCAGTTCGATGAATTAGACACAGAGCCACTCTATCTAGGGGATATCGTGATTTCGGTCGAAACTGCCGATCGACAAGCCGATCCTCACAATCTAGAGACAGAACTCGCTTGGCTTGCCGCTCACGGACTTCTTCACCTGTTGGGCTGGGATCATCCCGATGATGCGAGTTTGCTGCGAATGTTAGATCAGCAACAGATCTTACTGAATGCAGTGGGATTAGAGGCGAAACGTTAGAGAAAAATTGAAATTGTGATTTTAAGGACAACCTAACTTGAGGAAGTGATTAAGATTACAGGCTTAACTTTGATTTTCTCAAATGGCGCTTTACCTTTCCAAACAATGTTGTAATACTGTGTGTTGGATTCTGATGCGATAGTCGCGCCATCGGGTATTCATAAAGTATCTTGATTGGCTGTTCACCTGGTTTGCTTATGTCCCAAGAACTTCCCACGCCAACCCCGAAGCGATCGAAAGTGATCCCGCTCGTGAAGCCTGAGCGAGATCTTGCTTGGCAAGTAGCTCCGACGCTGTTCACCAGTTTCCGTTACGCCTGGATGGGAATCAGCTACGCCTTTGTGACGCAGCGAAATTTCAGAATTCATGTGTGTCTGGGGTCGATCGCGATCGGGTTCGGTCTGCTGCTGAAAGCTTCAGTGGTCGAATTGGCGGTGATTGGATTGACGATCGGGCTGGTTCTGGCGATGGAATTACTCAATACCGCGATCGAATCGGTGGTCGATTTGACAGTGAAGCAGACCTATCACGAATTGGCGAAGATTGCCAAAGATTGTGCGGCGGCAGCAGTTCTCGTCGCAGCGATCGCGGCAGTTCTGGTGGCGGGCTGCATTCTATTTCCGAAAGTTTGGGTGTTATTGCTCCAGATCTTCTGAGAAACTGAGAAAGCTAATGCACGGCATTTCTCATGATTCTAGTTATTGATAATTACGACAGCTTTACGTATAACCTGGTGCAATATTTGGGCGAATTAGGCGAGGAATTCGCGATCGCATCCGATGTCCAGGTTTATCGAAACGATCAGATTACGCTCGATCAAGTTCGGGAATTGAAACCAGATGCGATCGTCATTTCTCCAGGACCCGGACGACCCGAAGATGCCGGAGTTTCGATGGAATTGATTCGACAATTGGGAGTCAGTACGCCGATTCTGGGCGTGTGTTTGGGGCATCAGAGTATTGGACAAGTCTTTGGCGGCGATATCGTTTCCGCACCTGAACTGATGCACGGGAAAACTTCGCCTGTGAATCATACGAACATGGGTGTATTCGAGGGATTGGACAATCCAATGACCGCAACTCGGTATCATAGTCTGGTGATCGATCGAGAAAGTTGTCCGGCAGTCCTGGAAATTACCGCATGGGTGGATGATCAAACGATCATGGGCGTTCGGCATCGGGAGTATCCGCACATTCAAGGGGTGCAGTTTCATCCAGAAAGCGTGTTAACCGCTTCGGGTAAGCAACTGTTGAGGAACTTTTTGCGATCGATCAAAGATCAATAAATTCAAACCTTGGTGTGAGCAAGTATGAAACGCAGGCAGTTCATTCAGTACGCGACCGCAGGATTGGCATCGTCGGTAGTTGCCGGACAAGCACAGGCACAATCTGGAGGGCTTTCTGTCCGCTATCTCGGTCATATGTGCTTTCTATTCACGGGAAGCGGTCAGCGAATTTTAGTTAATCCGTTTCGGAGTCAGGGCTGTACGGCGGGATACCGTCCCCCAAATGTGCAGACAGATTTGGTGATGATTAGTAGCCAGCTTTTGGATGTAGGGGCTGTTGATGTGGTGCCCGGAAATCCGAAATTGCTCGTGGAAGCAGGTGCGTACAATGTGGGCGGTTTGAAGATTCAGGGCGTGGCGACCGACCAAGACCGGGTTGGGGGTAGACGATTCGGGCGGAATATTGCTTGGCGTTGGAATCAGGGCGGTTTGAATCTGCTGCATTTGGGCGGAACGGCTGCACCGATTACGTTGGAGCAGAAGATTTTGATCGGGTCGCCGGATGTGGTGTTTATTCCGGTGGGTGGGAGTGCAAGAGCTTATAACCCACAGGAGGCACGACAAGCGCTGCAAGTCTTGAATGCGAAGATGATTGTGCCGATGTATTTTCGTACCAGTGCAGCGAAGGGAGAATGTGATTTGGGTGGATTGGATGCGTTTCTTAGCTTGATGAGTGGAACCCCTGTACGGAAAGGGGGAAATTCATTATCGATGAGTCGATCGGATTTACCGAAGGAAGGATCAGTGATTCAGGTGATGAATTACGCTTAAGTGAGATCGTTTGGGATTGGTCGATCGTTGCTGAAGTTTCTCGCCCCCTAAATCCCCCAAATTTGGGGGACTTTGAACAGTTGAAACGGTTCTGAATTCTAGAAGTTTTTCTGACTCAAAGTCCCCCAGAATGGGGAATCTAGGGGGCACAAGCCGACTGAAACGAAGCGAGGGGTTCCAGAACGTTCCAAGCAAAATTCGCAATCTTTCTGCCAGAAGTTGCACCAATGCAAATATTAAAAGCCATTATTCAAGCAATTTCAGAAGGCAAAAGATTAGAAATTGAATTAGTCTTTCAAAGCTTTTTCGCCCTATTTTTGATTGGATTAATTCCAGCATTTGTCATTTTCAAATTTCGGAACCAATTCAATCGAATCATTCATCCAATTTTGCTGATTCTTGCCAGTTTAATCCTGGTCAATTACCTCGGTTTAGTCATCCTTTATCCAACTTGGGCAGACTATGCTGATCCGGCTGAAGCCAATGTTGCGATCGTATCCTGGCTATTCCGAAGCGGTCAACCGATTTATCCCTATCTGAATGCGGCTGAACGCTATATCAACAACTACGGTGCATTCTCTTACGTAATTCAAAGCGTATTTCTCAGCCTGTTAACACCCAGTATTTTCTCCTCAAAAGTCGCAGGGTGTTTGGCAGGATTTTCTAGTCTAAGCTTAATCTTTTTGCTGATTCGGCATCAATTAGGATGGAAAATAGCGATTTATGGAAGCGCGATCGTATCTCTCTGTTTTCTCGCTCAAACCTCTGCATCCGGATTATTAACCTCATCATTTTGGGTTAGACCCGATGCGTTGCTGCTATTTTTTACGGTGTTAGGATTATTTCTTACGGTTCGAGGCAGAAAATGGACTGCGATACTTGGAAGCGCGATCGCACTCGGAATCAGCACCAATCTCAAAATCACAGCCTTTCTACACTTCGTTCCAATTTACGTTTTACTAGTGTATCGTTTTAGATTCGCTTCTATATTAATTTCATCGAGTATTGCTTTATTAACTACGATATTACCTTATCTAATCCCCCAAATTTCATTTACAAATTACTGGACGTGGTTACAGCAAGTTCGACTCAAAGGAATTAACCCTGAACAAATTCCTAAGAATCTTTTATGGACGGGATTTGTTGGAGTACCTACCGCGATCGCATTTCTTCAATCTGTCTTAACCGATTCCTTCAAACGCTGGCTCCCAAAAAATCTACTTTTTTGCATCACTTTAATCATTGGAATTGTGATCAATGCGGTGATTAGCTCCACCCGTGGCGCGTTAGAGAATAATATGTTGCCATTTGTGCCACTATTGGTCTACTTGGCGATCGAGCTTTTTCGACAGGCGAAACCTTCTAAAATCCTGACTCCGGTTAGTTTAAGTGCTGTGATCGCGTTCATGTTATCCATCGGTTTAGCCGTTTATTCAACTGAAGTGAAGTTTATCGATCGCATGCTCACGGCTCCTGGACACCAAGCGATCGCAGATTTGAATCAATTCATGGCAGCAAATCCGAATCGCACGATCGGAATGGGATATGGTGCAGTCAGCTATCAGCTTTCAACCTACCGCCCACAGCTTGTGTTCAAAGGCAATCCTTATCTACTTGATTCTGCCTCCCTGATGGAAATGCAGGCATCAGGATTGAACAATACGCCAGAAAGCACACTGAATGCGATGAGAACTTGTCAAACTGAGATTTGGCTGCTTCCAAAAGGCAAGCCACCGTTTCAGGTTTATAGCTACTATCCGCCGCTGCAGAAACTATTTAGCGATGAATTTAGAAAGATTTTTGCTGAGAACTACGATCGACAATTCAGCACCAAATTCTATGATGCTTGGTTCTGCAAACGCTGAAGTCGAGCTTAGAGGGTGATTGAAAAGACTTTTTATATTTTTCAATCACCCTCTAACACCAGATTGACCTTTGACCGCTATAGATCGATTTGGTGTTAGACAATCTAAACCGAAGCCTGCTGACGCTGATACAACGACCAATACAATCCCTTCTTCCGTAACAGTTCATCGTGCGTGCCCTTCTCAGCGATCACACCCTTCTCCATCACCAGAATCAAATCTGCCCGCTTCAAAGGTGCAAATCGGTGAGCAATCAGAAACACCGTACGATTCGCCGAAATCGATTGCAAACTCTGTAAAACTTGCTGCTCTGTCTCACTATCTAAGGCACTCGTCGCTTCATCAAGCACCAGAATCGGATTGTTCGAGAGGAACAATCGCGCCAGTGCAATCCGCTGCCGCTGTCCCCCAGATAACGCCGTTCCCCGCTCTCCTACATTCGTTTCATACCCTTGCGATAACTCGCTAATAAAGTCATGCGCCGCTGCCATTCGTGCCGCTTCGACGACTTGTTCTGCACTAATATCCGGACGACCGAGGGTAATGTTATCCACGATGTTGCCGTTAAAGATAAAGTCCTCTTGCAAGACTACGCCCATCTGACTTCTCAAAGAGTGCAGATCCGCGCTCTTAATGTCGAATCCATCTACCGTAATTCGACCCGCTTCCGGCAAGTATAATCGCTGCAAGAGTTTTGACAGCGTACTCTTACCCGAACCACTTCGCCCCACCACCCCAACTAACATTCCAGGCTCAACATCAAAGGAAATTCCTTTCAGCACAGGTTCTTGATTCGGGCTGTAGCGGAAAAAGACTTGATCAAACGAAACCTGTCCTCTCAAAGGCGGCAAAACTAACCCTGATCCCGGTTCTGCTTCTGGAGCCACGTTGAGAATATCGCCAATGCGATCGACAGACAACAACACCTGCTGTAAGTTCTGCCACAGTTGCACCAGTCGCAGTAACGGACCCGTCACCCGTCCCGATAGCATCTGAAACGCGACCAACTGACCCACCGTTAATTCCTGCTTGATCACCAAGTGAGCACCGACCCAGAGAATTAACAGATACGAGAAATTCGTCAGAAAGTCCCCTAAGTTATTGCTGATATTAGAAGTCGTCGATGCCTTGAAGCTGGTGCGAATGTATCGGGCGAAAAGTCCTTCCCAGCGATCGCGCGATGGCTTCTCTGCACTATGCGCTTTCACCGAGTGAATCCCCGTCACCGTCTCAACCAGAAACGATTGACTATCTGCGCTCCGGTTAAACGTCTCATTCAGCCAATTTCTTAAAATCGGGGTCGTCGTCAGCGTTAATGCTGCATATAACGGAAGAACCGCTAACGCCACTCCAGTCAGCGGAATACTGTAGAAGAACATCAACGCCAGATACACGACAGCAAAAATCGAATCGAGCACCACGGTCAAAGCTGTTCCGGTCAAGAATTGCCGAATGTTCTCTAACTCTTGAACTCGTGCAACCGTATCTCCGACCCGTCGCGATTCAAAGTACGCCAACGGCAACCGCATCAAGTGACGAAACAATTGAGCAGAAAGGCTCAGATCCAACCGTCGAGCAGTATGCGTGAAAATGAACAATCGTAGAATTCCGAGCACTGCTTCAAATATGGCGACACCCAAAAGCGCGATCGCCATTACATCGAGCGTCGGAATACTCCCCTGCACCATCACTCTGTCAATCACAACCTGCGTAATCAACGGAGTCGCAAGTCCTAACAATTGCAGCGTGAATGACGCAAACAGCACTTCACCGAGCAAGACTCGATACTTCCAGACCGCGGGCAAAAACCAAGTTAAGTTAAATCTCTCCTGCTTCTGAACCGTTTCAACTTGCCAGAGTTGCCGATCCCAAAGCTGCTCGACCCTCGATCGATGAATCGCTTGCGGAGTCATCATCGGATCGTGCGGATCAGAAATAATTAATCGATCGCCTCTCACCGCGTACGCTACAACCCAATGCGGCTCTTCAGTATCGCCCCACAGCATCAGCGCCGGAAACGTCAACAGTCGGGCGCTCTGCCAATTCGTTTCAATTCGTCGCAGTTGTAACCCTAACTTTTCCGCCGCATCGACCACATTCGTTGGGCGCTGTCCTCGCAGTTGTCGCTGCACCCAATCCATCTGAACTGGAT contains:
- a CDS encoding creatininase family protein, which codes for MMHGFIPSDRYFPYLSWTDIASMPDKENVVIVQPIGAIEQHGAHLPLAVDSAISVAVLGKALDQLDSNIPAYSLPPLYYGKSNEHWHFPGTITLSTQTLLAVLMEVAESIYRAGFRKLVFMNSHGGQPQILEIAARDLRQQYEDFAIFPLFTWRVPTVGAIAQELFTPKELKFGIHAGDVETSLLLSILPDHVKMERAKAEYPLGEPQSGVLSMEGALPFAWMTRDLSKSGVLGDPTTATREKGDRILTALVTGWVQVIEDVYQFSLPTAWKCK
- a CDS encoding cation:proton antiporter; this encodes MHLDIVVQVLIQILLVIGLSRLIGLGFRRLNQPLVIGEIVAGIMLGPSLFGMIAPNVAAWIFPPETIPFLGVLSQIGLIFFMFLIGLELDPKYLKNGLNVAILVSHVSILVPFSLGALASLLLYPLVSCDGVSFTAFALFLGAAMSITAFPVLARIITENNLQNTRLGALALTCAAVDDVTAWCLLALAIAVTRYNNMIAAIPTIIEAIAYIALMFTVGRLVLKQFAVLYDRKGKLTQTVLASIYMVVVISALITELIGIHLIFGAFLVGVTMPKHPGLTRELAQKTEDFVLTFLLPVFFAYSGLRTQVGLLNRPVLWGLCAIVVAVAIIGKYVGTYVAARVSGVEKREASALGWLMNTRGLTELIVLNIGLSLNVISPLLFTMLVIMALVTTFMTSPLLEMIYPKQQIRQNQINQPDVSDQYHVLVPIANPTTQRGLIELAMSIAIGNSSNAIVTPLSLIQLDQDYVYESLPSEANRQIALTNEKLQALIQTLEPADYRHLVRPIVQVDRDVARATTQIAMRDRANLILVGWHRPAFHSNRLGGRVGELLTMAPVDVAVFVDRHSTKLENLLLPYVPNLHTDLGLELALRLLINRDQTRLKILRVQPFSELSSEFNALLDRLPNRVRRRIDLPIVEASSPIQAVIESSEFADLTIAGASREWGIERQTLGRYTDELAEACRSSLLITRRYSQVASHLTSILEVADEKPV
- a CDS encoding MBL fold metallo-hydrolase; translation: MKRRQFIQYATAGLASSVVAGQAQAQSGGLSVRYLGHMCFLFTGSGQRILVNPFRSQGCTAGYRPPNVQTDLVMISSQLLDVGAVDVVPGNPKLLVEAGAYNVGGLKIQGVATDQDRVGGRRFGRNIAWRWNQGGLNLLHLGGTAAPITLEQKILIGSPDVVFIPVGGSARAYNPQEARQALQVLNAKMIVPMYFRTSAAKGECDLGGLDAFLSLMSGTPVRKGGNSLSMSRSDLPKEGSVIQVMNYA
- a CDS encoding DUF3285 domain-containing protein; translated protein: MSDTPETPVTETSQEPKPSYVKLAMRNMVRKRGKSIFHFALTTIGLLGTLVVLSYLTR
- the ybeY gene encoding rRNA maturation RNase YbeY; this encodes MQIEVSVQDCFHQELPIQAETWEIWFRRWLELIKPTQNGEPLHPHEQYELSLRLTNDREIQSLNQNYRYKDQPTDVLAFASLEVDYPQFDELDTEPLYLGDIVISVETADRQADPHNLETELAWLAAHGLLHLLGWDHPDDASLLRMLDQQQILLNAVGLEAKR
- a CDS encoding glycosyltransferase family 39 protein encodes the protein MQILKAIIQAISEGKRLEIELVFQSFFALFLIGLIPAFVIFKFRNQFNRIIHPILLILASLILVNYLGLVILYPTWADYADPAEANVAIVSWLFRSGQPIYPYLNAAERYINNYGAFSYVIQSVFLSLLTPSIFSSKVAGCLAGFSSLSLIFLLIRHQLGWKIAIYGSAIVSLCFLAQTSASGLLTSSFWVRPDALLLFFTVLGLFLTVRGRKWTAILGSAIALGISTNLKITAFLHFVPIYVLLVYRFRFASILISSSIALLTTILPYLIPQISFTNYWTWLQQVRLKGINPEQIPKNLLWTGFVGVPTAIAFLQSVLTDSFKRWLPKNLLFCITLIIGIVINAVISSTRGALENNMLPFVPLLVYLAIELFRQAKPSKILTPVSLSAVIAFMLSIGLAVYSTEVKFIDRMLTAPGHQAIADLNQFMAANPNRTIGMGYGAVSYQLSTYRPQLVFKGNPYLLDSASLMEMQASGLNNTPESTLNAMRTCQTEIWLLPKGKPPFQVYSYYPPLQKLFSDEFRKIFAENYDRQFSTKFYDAWFCKR
- a CDS encoding aminodeoxychorismate/anthranilate synthase component II, which gives rise to MILVIDNYDSFTYNLVQYLGELGEEFAIASDVQVYRNDQITLDQVRELKPDAIVISPGPGRPEDAGVSMELIRQLGVSTPILGVCLGHQSIGQVFGGDIVSAPELMHGKTSPVNHTNMGVFEGLDNPMTATRYHSLVIDRESCPAVLEITAWVDDQTIMGVRHREYPHIQGVQFHPESVLTASGKQLLRNFLRSIKDQ
- the scpB gene encoding SMC-Scp complex subunit ScpB, which gives rise to MSRLTTTLEAILYLKAQPLTIAQLSELAGCDRKTIEEALMELMSEYAHRDGALEIAETDSGYSLQLRETYQNLINALIPADIGVGALRTLAVVALKGPLSQTELVEIRGSGVYQHIPELVEMGFVRKRKNSDGRSSLVQVTDKFHQYFQINQDIGQLIQKRSTQPEPEEVVEEPALVES
- a CDS encoding diacylglycerol kinase family protein encodes the protein MSQELPTPTPKRSKVIPLVKPERDLAWQVAPTLFTSFRYAWMGISYAFVTQRNFRIHVCLGSIAIGFGLLLKASVVELAVIGLTIGLVLAMELLNTAIESVVDLTVKQTYHELAKIAKDCAAAAVLVAAIAAVLVAGCILFPKVWVLLLQIF
- a CDS encoding peptidase domain-containing ABC transporter, with the protein product MLTNDLAASLPWESPPLCFLNPEQQVQFKTKAEVRRFKLGEVLWSSDEAGVQLIVLSGKVRLVGEDNSTRVLQPGEWIGDLIELPGWKARAASSDVQAVLWRSEMWTTVNSSDVDRYWAIARSKYLPQTDQSPQAVTGFPFVAGMNSAAACLTMVANHLQNPVQMDWVQRQLRGQRPTNVVDAAEKLGLQLRRIETNWQSARLLTFPALMLWGDTEEPHWVVAYAVRGDRLIISDPHDPMMTPQAIHRSRVEQLWDRQLWQVETVQKQERFNLTWFLPAVWKYRVLLGEVLFASFTLQLLGLATPLITQVVIDRVMVQGSIPTLDVMAIALLGVAIFEAVLGILRLFIFTHTARRLDLSLSAQLFRHLMRLPLAYFESRRVGDTVARVQELENIRQFLTGTALTVVLDSIFAVVYLALMFFYSIPLTGVALAVLPLYAALTLTTTPILRNWLNETFNRSADSQSFLVETVTGIHSVKAHSAEKPSRDRWEGLFARYIRTSFKASTTSNISNNLGDFLTNFSYLLILWVGAHLVIKQELTVGQLVAFQMLSGRVTGPLLRLVQLWQNLQQVLLSVDRIGDILNVAPEAEPGSGLVLPPLRGQVSFDQVFFRYSPNQEPVLKGISFDVEPGMLVGVVGRSGSGKSTLSKLLQRLYLPEAGRITVDGFDIKSADLHSLRSQMGVVLQEDFIFNGNIVDNITLGRPDISAEQVVEAARMAAAHDFISELSQGYETNVGERGTALSGGQRQRIALARLFLSNNPILVLDEATSALDSETEQQVLQSLQSISANRTVFLIAHRFAPLKRADLILVMEKGVIAEKGTHDELLRKKGLYWSLYQRQQASV